In Penicillium oxalicum strain HP7-1 chromosome I, whole genome shotgun sequence, a single window of DNA contains:
- a CDS encoding Aspergillopepsin-1, producing MSATKIKLITNPRYQRSGTKSYVHLMRKYGFHPTQEGPYTFGTVMRQTGRQYTNKPIGGRVHRHKVLQKKTADPGEVGEVGADDVQNDALYLAQIGIGTPAQTLNLDFDTGSADLWVWSTKLPSNVLSSNTNHQVFDPSKSSTYQSKEDSTWKISYGDGSSASGIVGNDDINVGGLIVKGQAIELADNLSTQFASGSGDGLLGLAFGNINTVQPTPVKTPVESMISQEDIPKSAELFTAKLGSWRDADEPDKGESFYTFGFIDQDTVTASGEDIYYTPVDNSQGFWMFDSSSATVNGQSISRAGNKAIADTGTTLALVDDSTCKAIYDAIEGAFYDSESQGYIYPTNTALDKLPVVSFAVGDKQFVVQKEDLGFAEAKSGYVYGGIQSRGSMDMDILGDTFLKGIYAIFDVGNTRFGAVQRKELHQNLSAPPQ from the exons ATGTCTGCTACTAAGATCAAACTCATCACAAACCCGCGCTACCAGCGATCGGGTACCAAGTCATATGTTCATCTCATGCGAAAGTATGGCTTTCATCCAACTCAGGAGGGGCCCTATACCTTTGGCACAGTGATGCGCCAGACTGGTCGCCAGTACACCAACAAACCGATCGGCGGACGCGTTCACCGTCACAAAGTgttgcagaagaagaccgCCGACCCTGGCGAGGTGGGCGAGGTTGGTGCTGACGACGTCCAAAACGATGCCCTCTACCTCGCGCAAATTGGTATCGGTACGCCTGCACAGACTTTGAATCTTGACTTTGACACAGGGTCGGCGGATTTGTGG GTCTGGTCCACCAAGTTGCCATCCAATGTGCTATCGTCAAACACCAATCATCAGGTCTTCGACCCAAGCAAATCCTCAACCTACCAGAGCAAGGAGGACTCAACTTGGAAAATCTCCTATGGAGATGGTTCCTCTGCTTCTGGAATTGTCGGCAACGACGATATCAATGTTGGAGGCTTAATCGTTAAAGGTCAGGCCATTGAGCTGGCAGACAATCTTTCCACTCAGTTTGCCAGCGGCTCAGGCGATGGTCTCCTGGGACTTGCGTTTGGGAACATCAACACCGTTCAGCCTACGCCGGTGAAGACTCCTGTGGAGAGCATGATCTCCCAGGAGGATATTCCAAAGAGTGCTGAGCTCTTCACTGCCAAGCTGGGATCCTGGCGCGATGCAGACGAGCCTGACAAGGGCGAGTCCTTCTACACCTTCGGATTCATTGATCAGGACACAGTTACTGCTTCGGGTGAAGATATCTATTACACGCCTGTGGATAACAGTCAAGGCTTTTGGATGTTTgactcttcctccgccacgGTCAATGGCCAGTCAATCAGTCGTGCAGGTAATAAGGCCATTGCCGATACGGGCACTACTCTCGCGCTCGTGGATGACAGCACCTGCAAGGCAATTTACGACGCAATCGAAGGAGCATTTTACGACTCTGAGAGCCAGGGGTACATTTATCCAACTAATACTGCTCTGGATAAGCTTCCTGTTGTCTCCTTTGCTGTGGGTGACAAGCAGTTTGTTGTCCAGAAAGAAGATCTGGGTTTTGCAGAGGCCAAATCAGGCTACGTGTATGGTGGTATTCAGAGCCGAGGAAGCATGGACATGGATATTCTTGGTGATACCTTTTTGAAGGGCATCTACGCA ATCTTCGATGTTGGTAACACACGTTTCGGTGCTGTGCAGCGAAAGGAACTACACCAGAACCTGTCGGCGCCACCTCAGTAG
- a CDS encoding ISWI chromatin-remodeling complex ATPase ISW2 — MAPAPTDSPSQADTPMTDAYDDAIPSIPVDSADAPQSYQDTPEYTDSDTNPNTTASSVAGDLQADGRRRRSEATQLRKSLLGKKHGRLDESKDDDSIRRFRYLLGLTDLFRHFIETNPNPRIKEIMAEIDRQNEEKTAKARKGSSRSGGASGDRRRRTEQEEDAELLQDEKRGGDSTTIFRESPAFIHGELRDYQIAGLNWLVSLHENGISGILADEMGLGKTLQTISFLGYLRFICDITGPHLVAVPKSTLDNWKREFAKWIPGIDVLVLQGDKDERQRLINERLADENFDVCITSYEMILREKSALKKLPWEYIIIDEAHRIKNEESSLSQIIRLFNSRNRLLITGTPLQNNLHELWALLNFLLPDVFGDSEAFDQWFSGQDSDQDTVVQQLHRVLRPFLPRRVKSDVEKSLLPKQEINLYVPMADMQRKWYQKILEKDIDAVNGAGGKRESKTRLLNIVMQLRKCCNHPYLFEGAEPGPPYTTDEHLVYNSGKMSILDKLLKRMKADGSRVLIFSQMSRVLDILEDYCCFRDYKYCRIDGSTAHEDRIAAIDDYNKPGSEKFIFLLTTRAGGLGINLTTADIVVLFDSDWNPQADLQAMDRAHRIGQTKQVKVFRFVTENAIEEKVLERAAQKLRLDQLVIQQGRAQQGSNKAASKDELLGMIQHGAANVFSNEPTDATSKDLTEDDFEAILRKGEERTAELNKKYESLGIDDLQKFSSESAYEWNGKDFTDRKKDIGMTWINPAKRERKEQFYSIDKYYRQALATGGRTADTKPKVPRPPKQISIHDWQFFPPELQELQAQETAWHQKQIGHKAELPEGPEETLSEREADRELAQYTIDNAQPLTEEEQAKKAAMTEEGFSTWNRRDFQQFVNGSAKFGRTDYDGIATEIDSKEPDEIKEYAAVFWERYSEIEDYPKYLRVIEQGEEKLRKMNHQRKMLRKKMEMYRVPLQQLKINYTVSTTNKKVYTEEEDRFLLVMLDKYGVEGDGLFEKIRDEIRESPLFRFDWFFLSRTPVEISRRCTTLLNTVAKEFEADSKESKDSKANGEGKGRGRARDEEEEQDDATPAKKKAKNGTVAKQAKTAKGGKNASTATSRAASVANAPKSKSRRR, encoded by the exons ATGGCACCAGCCCCGACCGATTCGCCATCTCAGGCAGATACCCCTATGACTGATGCTTACGACGATGCTATTCCTTCGATCCCCGTCGATAGTGCAGACGCGCCTCAG AGCTATCAGGACACCCCCGAGTACACG GACTCGGATACAAATCCCAACACAACTGCCAGTAGTGTCGCAGGCGACCTTCAAGCAGATGGACGTCGTCGCAGATCAGAAGCCACGCAATTGAGAAAAAGTCTCCTGGGCAAGAAGCACGGTCGTTTGGACGAGTCCAAG GACGATGATTCTATCCGCCGGTTCAGATATCTCCTTGGCCTTACCGACCTGTTCCGCCATTTTATTGAGACAAACCCCAACCCTcgcatcaaggagatcaTGGCCGAGATTGATCGTCAGAATGAGGAAAAGACTGCGAAGGCTCGGAAGGGCTCCTCTCGCTCGGGCGGTGCAAGCGGCGATCGGCGACGTCGAACAGAGCAAGAAGAGGATGCTGAGCTTCTGCAGGATGAGAAGCGGGGCGGCGACAGCACCACCATTTTCCGCGAGTCACCCGCTTTTATTCATGGAGAACTCCGAGATTACCAGATCGCCGGTCTGAACTGGCTCGTATCTCTTCACGAAAATGGAATTTCCGGTATTCTGGCCGATGAAATGGGTCTGGGAAAGACACTGCAAACGATCTCATTCCTCGGTTACCTACGATTCATTTGCGATATCACTGGACCGCATCTGGTGGCCGTACCCAAGTCCACCCTCGACAACTGGAAGCGCGAGTTTGCAAAGTGGATTCCTGGCATCGACGTTCTCGTTTTGCAAGGAGACAAAGATGAAAGACAGCGCTTGATCAATGAGAGGTTGGCTGACGAAAATTTTGACGTCTGCATCACCAGCTACGAGATGATTCTTCGCGAAAAGTCTGCGCTGAAAAAGCTTCCTTGGGAatacatcatcatcgacgaggcccACCGCATCAAGAATGAGGAGTCCTCCCTCTCCCAAATCATTCGTCTATTCAACTCTCGTAATCGTCTGTTGATCACTGGAACTCCCCTGCAAAACAACTTGCACGAGCTTTGGGCGCTCCTGAACTTTTTGCTTCCTGACGTCTTCGGTGACTCGGAGGCATTCGACCAGTGGTTCTCTGGTCAAGATTCAGACCAGGACACAGTCGTGCAACAGCTGCATCGTGTCTTGCGGCCCTTTTTGCCGCGCCGAGTCAAGAGTGACGTGGAAAAAAGTTTGTTGCCAAAGCAAGAGATTAATCTGTACGTCCCCATGGCCGATATGCAGCGAAAGTGGTATCAGAAAATTCTCGAGAAGGACATCGATGCGGTCAACGGCGCAGGTGGGAAGCGCGAGTCGAAAACTCGACTGCTGAACATCGTGATGCAGTTGCGCAAGTGCTGCAATCACCCGTACTTGTTTGAAGGTGCTGAGCCCGGTCCACCCTACACGACCGATGAGCATCTGGTGTACAATTCGGGCAAGATGTCCATTCTCGACAAGCTACTCAAGCGCATGAAGGCTGACGGCAGCCGTGTTCTGATCTTTTCACAAATGAGTCGTGTTCTTGATATTCTGGAAGATTACTGTTGCTTCCGAGACTACAAATACTGCCGCATTGACGGATCCACCGCGCACGAAGACCGAATTGCAGCCATTGACGACTACAACAAACCGGGATCTGAGAAATTTATCTTCCTTCTCACTACACGCGCTGGTGGCCTGGGTATCAACTTGACAACCGCGGACATTGTGGTGCTGTTTGACAGTGATTGGAATCCCCAGGCTGATTTACAAGCCATGGATCGTGCGCACCGAATCGGTCAAACCAAGCAGGTCAAAGTGTTCCGCTTTGTGACAGAGAATGCGATCGAGGAAAAGGTTCTGGAGCGGGCGGCCCAAAAACTTCGTTTGGATCAACTGGTAATCCAGCAAGGCAGAGCGCAGCAGGGATCCAACAAGGCCGCTTCAAAGGACGAGTTGCTCGGTATGATTCAGCATGGTGCCGCCAATGTGTTCAGCAATGAGCCCACCGATGCCACTTCAAAGGATCTCACTGAAGACGACTTTGAGGCCATTCTGAGAAAGGGTGAAGAGAGAACGGCGGAGTTGAACAAGAAATATGAGTCACTGGGAATCGATGATTTGCAGAAATTTAGCTCCGAAAGTGCTTACGAGTGGAACGGTAAGGATTTCACCGATCGCAAGAAGGATATCGGTATGACATGGATCAATCCTGCCAAGCGTGAGCGCAAGGAGCAGTTCTACTCTATCGACAAGTATTACCGTCAGGCCCTGGCCACCGGTGGTCGCACCGCTGACACCAAGCCCAAGGTGCCACGCCCTCCAAAGCAGATCTCTATCCACGACTGGCAGTTCTTCCCGCCCGAGTTGCAAGAGCTGCAGGCGCAGGAGACGGCCTGGCATCAGAAGCAGATCGGCCACAAGGCGGAGCTGCCAGAAGGTCCCGAGGAGACCCTCAGCGAGCGCGAGGCAGACCGTGAATTGGCCCAATACACCATCGACAACGCTCAGCCTCTcacagaggaagagcaggccaagaaggctGCCATGACAGAAGAGGGATTCTCAACTTGGAATCGTCGTGACTTCCAGCAATTCGTCAATGGCTCCGCTAAGTTTGGGCGCACAGACTACGACGGGATCGCTACTGAGATTGACAGCAAAGAGCCCgatgagatcaaggagtATGCTGCAGTCTTTTGGGAGCGATATTCTGAGATTGAGGATTACCCCAAATACCTGAGGGTGATTGAgcagggagaggagaagctgAGGAAGATGAATCACCAGCGCAAGATGCTTCGcaaaaagatggagatgtATCGTGTCCCTCTTCAACAGCTCAAGATCAACTACACCGTGTCCACTACCAACAAGAAAGTCTataccgaggaagaggatcgCTTCCTGCTGGTCATGCTTGACAAATACGGAGTGGAAGGAGACGGTTTGTTTGAGAAGATCCGCGATGAGATCCGTGAATCCCCTCTCTTCCGATTCGACTGGTTCTTCTTGAGTCGAACACCCGTCGAGATTAGCCGCCGCTGCACGACGCTACTCAATACCGTGGCTAAGGAGTTCGAAGCTGATTCCAAGGAGTCCAAGGATTCCAAGGCCAATGGAGAGGGTAAGGGGCGTGGACGCGCCCgtgatgaagaggaagaacaAGATGACGCAACCCCTGCAAAGAAGAAGGCTAAGAACGGCACTGTG GCAAAACAAGCCAAAACAGCCAAAGGGGGTAAGAATGCATCTACAGCGACCTCAAGAGCGGCTAGCGTGGCCAACgcaccaaagtcaaagtcTCGAAGGCGATAA